Part of the Kordiimonas pumila genome is shown below.
TTTGGTGTTTTTTAGTGATGCGTTCGCAAATTTTTTCAACATCAGGGATAAACCCCATATCGAGCATGCGATCAGCTTCATCGACAACAAGTATCTCAATGCCATTGAGCAGCAGCTTGCCGCGCTCAAAATGGTCTAAAAGGCGGCCTGGTGTTGCGATGAGAACATCGGCGCCTCGTTCCAGTGCCTTTTCCTGATCGCTAAAATTTACGCCGCCAATAAGCAGGGCCATCGTAAGTTTATGGTTTTTACCATATTTTTCAAAGCTGTCTGCAACTTGTGCTGCGAGCTCACGGGTTGGCTCTAGAATAAGGGACCTCGGCATACGTGCTCTAGCACGGCCTTCCGATAGAATATCGATCATTGGTAAGGTAAAGGATGCTGTTTTACCTGTGCCCGTTTGGGCAATGCCAAGGATATCTCTGCCCATAAGGCACTGCGGTATGGCCTGAGCCTGAATGGGGGTAGGTTCACTGTAGCCAGCATCGCTGACAGCGGATAACAGCTTTTCGCTTAGTCCCAGTTGGTCAAAACCCATTCAATTACTACCACTTTTCGACAAAATTCAATGGGCGCAGAATAGGTCCCAAATGTTGAATGTCAATGAAGGATTGGAAATCCGGGTTTTTTCATCTGATATGTGTTGTTTAAATGTCCAACTGGTCAATATTTGCGGCATTGTCGCGGATGAAATCAAACCGCTTTTCTGGTTTTTTGCCCATTAGGTCATCAACCAGTCTGTTTACGTCGGCACGGGCGGCATATTCTTGTGGCAGTGTCACCCGTAAAAGAGTTCTGTTAGCACGGGCCATTGTGGTTTCTTTCAGCTGTGCCGGAGGCATCTCACCAAGGCCTTTAAAACGGCTAACCTCTACTTTACCACTACCAGAAAACTCTGTTTTCATCAGTTCGTCTTTATGGGCATCATCACGGGCATAAAAAACTTTGCCGCCTTTTGCGAGGCGGTAAAGTGGGGGCTGTGCCAGAAATAGATGCCCATCCCGAACAAGTTGCGGCATTTCCTGAAAGAAGAATGTCATGAGAAGGGTAGCAATATGGGCACCATCCACGTCGGCATCGGTCATGATAACAACTTTTTCATACCGGAGTGCTGCGCCGTCATAGCCATCACGTACACCGCATCCAAGTGCTTGCGTAAGGTCTTTTATTTCCTGATTACCCGCAATTTTATCGCGGGTTGCAGAGGCAACATTCAGAATTTTACCGCGAATTGGCAAGATAGCCTGCGTTTTTCTGTCGCGTGCTTGTTTGGCAGAGCCACCGGCAGAATCACCTTCCACAATATAAATTTCTGTATTTTCAGAATCTTCGCTTGAACAATCAGTAAGCTTTCCGGGCAAGCGCAACTTTCGTTTACCAACGGCTGTTGCCCTTTTTATCTCACGTTCTTGCTTTCTGCGGAGTCTGTCTTCCAAGCGCTCAAGCGCCCATGTCAGCAGGCCATTTGCGCGGTCAGGGTGGTCTGCAAGCCAGTGGTCAAAGGCATCTCTAATCGCATTTTCTGTTAGCCTGTGAGCATCCAGCGTTGAGAGTTTATCTTTTGTCTGGCCTTGAAACTGTGGATCGCGAATGAATACAGAGAGCATAGTGCACGCAGAACCACATATATCATCAGATGTTAGCTGTGCTGCCTTTTTGTTATTCGTTAGGTCAGCATATGCTTTTAATCCGCGCATTAAGGCACTTCTAAAACCATTTTCGTGGGTGCCGCCTTGAGGTGTTGGAATGGTATTACAGTAACTGCTGGAGGAGCCATCGCCGAACTCAGGCCACTGCACAGCCCACTCAACTTGGCCGGCAGAATCAGGAAACTTCACAAACCCTGAAAATGGTTCTGTTGTAACACAGGTACGATTTTTCATGGTTTCTGTTAAATAATCAGCAAGGCCACCGGGAAAGTGAA
Proteins encoded:
- the parE gene encoding DNA topoisomerase IV subunit B — protein: MTDLFEVQQTKTDYSAKDIEVLEGLEPVRQRPGMYIGGTDERALHHLVAEILDNSMDEAVAGHANIIHVSLSADGYITISDNGRGIPTDPHPKYPGKSALEVIMTTLHSGGKFNSDAYATSGGLHGVGISVVNALSESMTIEVARDRNLWRQSYSRGKTTSPLEDLGPVQNRRGTKVTFFPDHQIFGKKATFKPSRLYKMARSKAYLFRGVEIRFKCDPSLIEADDKTPAEISLHFPGGLADYLTETMKNRTCVTTEPFSGFVKFPDSAGQVEWAVQWPEFGDGSSSSYCNTIPTPQGGTHENGFRSALMRGLKAYADLTNNKKAAQLTSDDICGSACTMLSVFIRDPQFQGQTKDKLSTLDAHRLTENAIRDAFDHWLADHPDRANGLLTWALERLEDRLRRKQEREIKRATAVGKRKLRLPGKLTDCSSEDSENTEIYIVEGDSAGGSAKQARDRKTQAILPIRGKILNVASATRDKIAGNQEIKDLTQALGCGVRDGYDGAALRYEKVVIMTDADVDGAHIATLLMTFFFQEMPQLVRDGHLFLAQPPLYRLAKGGKVFYARDDAHKDELMKTEFSGSGKVEVSRFKGLGEMPPAQLKETTMARANRTLLRVTLPQEYAARADVNRLVDDLMGKKPEKRFDFIRDNAANIDQLDI